The following proteins are co-located in the Synechococcus sp. PROS-U-1 genome:
- a CDS encoding DUF475 domain-containing protein, whose product MDITSLPSLSDFFEGADQWGEIFALLPVLVLLELILSADNAVALAAIARSSRQPEQERLALNLGIGIAFLLRIVLIVVAQWVLHNSWVQLLAAAYLIWLVVDHFKSRSEVPTDALDGNASGRDQRPFLKTVLLLAFTDLAFSIDSVAAAVAISDQILLICAGAFIGIVALRFTSALFIRWLDLYPRLERAGFLAVAFVALRLIVHVVVPSLNQPDWLTLLVVLMLFAWGMSIRSNDLNQDESHAC is encoded by the coding sequence ATGGACATCACTTCGCTCCCCTCGCTGTCGGATTTTTTTGAAGGTGCCGATCAGTGGGGAGAGATTTTTGCTCTGCTTCCTGTTCTCGTGCTGCTCGAGCTGATCCTTTCAGCTGACAATGCTGTGGCGCTTGCTGCCATCGCCCGAAGCAGCCGTCAACCGGAGCAGGAGCGCCTGGCGCTCAACCTGGGTATCGGGATCGCTTTCTTATTGCGAATCGTCCTGATTGTTGTCGCGCAGTGGGTTTTACACAATTCATGGGTTCAGCTCCTTGCGGCTGCTTATCTGATTTGGCTTGTTGTTGATCACTTCAAAAGCCGTTCAGAGGTTCCGACGGATGCACTGGATGGCAATGCATCCGGCCGTGATCAACGGCCTTTTCTTAAAACCGTTCTGCTTCTTGCATTCACCGATCTAGCGTTCTCAATCGACAGCGTGGCCGCTGCGGTGGCCATCAGTGATCAGATCCTGCTGATCTGTGCAGGTGCATTCATCGGCATCGTGGCGTTGCGCTTCACTTCCGCTCTGTTCATTCGCTGGCTTGATCTGTATCCACGGCTTGAAAGGGCTGGATTTCTCGCTGTTGCTTTTGTGGCGCTGCGCTTGATCGTTCACGTTGTTGTGCCCAGCCTCAATCAACCCGATTGGCTCACTCTGTTGGTGGTGCTGATGCTGTTTGCCTGGGGAATGTCGATCCGCAGTAACGATCTCAATCAGGATGAAAGCCATGCTTGTTGA
- the fmt gene encoding methionyl-tRNA formyltransferase yields MKILFWGTPEYAVPTLDALHDAGHTVVGVVTQPDRRRGRGNQLAPSPVKRRAEELALPVFTPERIRRDEDCKTELAALGADASVVVAFGQILPKDVLQQPPLGCWNGHGSLLPRWRGAGPIQWALLEGDEETGVGIMAMEKGLDTGPVLLEQRIPIQLLEPSIVLAERLSALTAELMVQAIPLIEAAGPGCEHERLARLNVRVQAGESTYARMLEKQDFQLDWSASALSIHRKVMGLHPGAFTHWQGKRLKVLRTEPLIERLQDQLSSEVRNLVGQWPTGGYAPGSILAVIEDLGLVVSSSGCPLLIREAQLEGKARSTAPVLLQQLKATPGDCFGDG; encoded by the coding sequence TTGAAGATCCTGTTCTGGGGAACACCCGAGTACGCAGTACCCACACTTGATGCTCTGCATGATGCAGGCCACACAGTTGTGGGGGTGGTGACCCAGCCGGATCGGCGTCGTGGTCGGGGCAATCAGCTCGCGCCCTCACCGGTCAAGAGAAGGGCGGAAGAGCTTGCACTTCCGGTGTTCACCCCCGAGCGGATTCGACGGGATGAAGACTGCAAGACAGAGCTTGCTGCTCTCGGAGCCGATGCCTCAGTGGTGGTCGCCTTCGGACAAATTCTCCCCAAGGATGTTCTTCAACAACCACCCCTGGGCTGCTGGAACGGCCATGGATCACTGCTGCCCCGCTGGCGGGGTGCTGGTCCTATTCAGTGGGCCCTTCTCGAGGGTGATGAGGAAACTGGCGTGGGCATTATGGCCATGGAAAAGGGACTTGATACCGGCCCTGTGCTGCTCGAGCAACGCATCCCGATCCAGCTGCTGGAACCATCCATCGTCTTGGCCGAACGGCTCAGTGCTCTTACAGCAGAGCTGATGGTTCAAGCCATTCCGTTGATTGAGGCGGCAGGCCCAGGCTGCGAACACGAGAGATTGGCAAGGCTCAACGTGCGCGTTCAGGCCGGGGAGTCGACCTACGCCAGGATGCTGGAGAAGCAGGATTTCCAATTGGATTGGTCAGCTTCTGCTCTCAGCATTCATCGCAAAGTGATGGGGCTACATCCCGGGGCTTTCACCCACTGGCAGGGCAAACGGCTGAAAGTGCTGCGCACGGAGCCGCTGATCGAACGGTTGCAGGATCAACTCAGTAGTGAAGTGCGCAACCTCGTGGGCCAATGGCCCACCGGGGGATATGCCCCGGGGTCGATCCTGGCGGTGATCGAGGATCTGGGGCTTGTGGTGAGCAGTTCAGGCTGTCCCCTTTTGATTCGGGAGGCTCAGCTGGAGGGAAAAGCACGCAGCACAGCACCCGTTCTGTTGCAGCAACTCAAGGCCACTCCTGGAGATTGCTTCGGGGACGGTTGA
- a CDS encoding DUF6464 family protein, producing MLVELRHISGDRLIDRVDLEDPPQPGRWLVVEEQSFLVMQRRHRYALRNGRYVMASVALMVKPQARPADATPWRHGWVIGDPNCRFNARSPLLRCAVWPEGPCESCSHRELH from the coding sequence ATGCTTGTTGAACTTCGCCACATCAGTGGTGATCGTTTAATCGATCGTGTTGATCTTGAGGATCCACCACAACCGGGACGCTGGCTTGTTGTCGAAGAGCAGTCCTTCCTTGTGATGCAACGACGCCACCGTTATGCCTTGCGCAACGGCCGTTATGTGATGGCATCAGTGGCCTTAATGGTGAAACCTCAGGCGCGTCCTGCGGATGCAACACCCTGGCGCCATGGCTGGGTGATCGGTGACCCGAATTGTCGTTTTAATGCCCGCAGCCCTTTGCTCCGCTGTGCCGTGTGGCCTGAAGGACCCTGCGAGAGCTGCAGCCATCGTGAACTTCACTGA
- the mfd gene encoding transcription-repair coupling factor gives MPLRSLVSKLQETALTGELDERSSRSERLLMRGAGRCSRALVASALAKRRGSPLLIVVPTLEEAGRWTALLDLMGWNQASLYPTSEGSPYEPFDPTSEIIWGQLQVLSDLLGDPQATFWAIVATERCLQPHLPPPDSLKSTTRTLRKGDHVDLEDLAETLAQLGYERVTTIEQEGSWSRRGDIVDIFPVSSELPVRLEFFGDELDKLREFDPASQRSLDAVDALRLTPTGFGPLIADQLRASMPDGLEQLLGDEGTEQLLNGGTPEGMRRLMGLAWEQPASLLDYLPDSTTVVVDERRHGLAHGQQWLSHVDEHHREMAKEVGLEDSARDQLWPPVLHRNIDAAYGLTEVFHGFDMAELLEVDQHPNSFDLSSRPVPAYPNQFGKLGELIKGFQNDRTAVWLVSAQPSRAVALLEEHDCISRFVPNAGDSNAISRLIEQNTPVALKVRGTAELEGLQLPAWRIALVTDREFFGQQSLSSSGYVRRRRKAASRTVDPNKMRPGDFVVHRNHGIGRFKAMEKLAMSGDVRDYLVVQYADGTLRVAADQLGSLGRYRATSETPPQLNRMGGTAWNKAKERAKKAVRKVALDLVKLYAERQQAEGFAFPTDGPWQVELEESFPYEPTPDQLKATADVKRDMERQEPMDRLVCGDVGFGKTEVAIRAIFKAITAGKQVAMLAPTTVLAQQHWRTLSERFAPYPIKVALLNRFRTTTERKGILDGLKEGTIDAVVGTHQLLSRGASFQQLGLLVVDEEQRFGVNQKEKIKVLRKDVDVLTLSATPIPRTLYMSLSGVREMSLITTPPPLRRPIKTHLASLDPEAVRSAIRQELDRGGQVFYVVPRVEGIEEVATGLRAMLPGLKLLVAHGQMAEGELESAMVAFNAGEADVMLCTTIVESGLDIPRVNTILIEDAHRFGLAQLYQLRGRVGRSGIQAHAWLFYPGNASLSDNARQRLRAIQEFAQLGSGYQLAMRDMEIRGVGNLLGVQQSGQMETIGFDLYMEMLQESLAEIQGQDIPSVDDTQVDLPVTAFVPADWITDPDEKIAAYRAAADCLTAEALVELAAGWADRYGALPAAVVSLLQLMELKLLAKRCGFSRIKPEKPNVVFETPMEEPAFRLLRQGLPQHLHGRLVYQAGSGIQHKVMARGLGVLPMEKQLEQLMEWLRLMAAQIPDADGKTEAQRQEALSAKNAEVVQV, from the coding sequence ATGCCGCTCCGTTCTCTGGTGTCCAAGTTGCAGGAAACTGCACTCACCGGTGAGCTCGATGAGCGCTCAAGCCGCTCAGAGCGTCTGTTGATGCGTGGAGCGGGTCGTTGCAGCCGTGCCCTGGTCGCCAGTGCGCTCGCCAAGCGTCGTGGCTCGCCCCTCCTGATAGTGGTGCCGACGCTGGAGGAAGCCGGACGTTGGACGGCGCTTCTGGACCTGATGGGGTGGAACCAGGCCAGTCTTTATCCCACCAGCGAAGGCTCCCCCTATGAACCCTTTGATCCAACCAGCGAAATTATTTGGGGCCAGCTTCAAGTTCTAAGTGACTTGCTGGGTGATCCCCAAGCCACGTTCTGGGCGATCGTGGCGACGGAACGTTGTCTACAGCCACATCTTCCCCCTCCGGATTCCCTGAAGAGCACCACACGCACGTTGCGCAAAGGCGATCACGTGGATCTGGAAGACCTGGCCGAAACATTGGCTCAACTCGGCTATGAGCGCGTTACGACCATTGAGCAGGAGGGAAGCTGGAGTCGACGTGGAGACATCGTCGACATCTTCCCGGTGAGCAGTGAGCTGCCTGTTCGCCTTGAGTTTTTTGGAGATGAACTCGACAAGCTGCGGGAATTTGATCCCGCTAGCCAACGATCGCTGGACGCCGTCGATGCCTTACGACTCACACCAACGGGATTTGGACCACTGATCGCCGATCAGCTGCGCGCTTCGATGCCTGATGGGCTCGAACAACTCCTTGGGGATGAGGGCACTGAGCAACTGCTGAACGGTGGAACACCAGAGGGAATGCGTCGCCTCATGGGCCTCGCCTGGGAGCAACCCGCATCCCTGCTTGATTATCTCCCCGACAGCACAACGGTGGTCGTTGACGAACGACGCCATGGCTTGGCCCATGGCCAGCAATGGCTGAGCCACGTGGATGAACACCACCGCGAGATGGCGAAAGAGGTTGGTCTCGAGGACAGTGCGCGCGATCAGCTCTGGCCTCCCGTCCTCCACCGAAACATCGATGCCGCCTATGGGTTGACGGAGGTCTTCCATGGCTTCGATATGGCAGAACTGCTGGAAGTCGACCAGCACCCGAACAGCTTCGACCTGTCCAGTCGACCTGTTCCGGCCTATCCCAATCAATTCGGAAAGCTCGGGGAACTGATCAAGGGGTTCCAAAACGATCGCACCGCGGTTTGGTTGGTTTCTGCACAGCCCAGCCGAGCTGTTGCCCTGCTTGAAGAACACGACTGCATCAGTCGTTTTGTTCCGAACGCGGGAGACAGCAACGCGATTTCCAGACTGATTGAGCAGAACACCCCTGTAGCTCTGAAAGTCAGGGGCACCGCAGAACTGGAAGGCCTCCAGCTGCCCGCCTGGCGGATCGCTTTGGTCACCGACCGTGAATTCTTTGGGCAGCAGAGTCTGAGTTCCAGCGGGTATGTCCGGCGGCGTCGCAAGGCAGCCAGCCGCACCGTTGACCCCAACAAAATGCGGCCGGGTGATTTCGTGGTGCATCGCAACCATGGCATTGGTCGGTTCAAAGCCATGGAAAAACTGGCGATGTCCGGCGATGTGCGCGACTACCTCGTGGTGCAGTACGCCGATGGAACTCTTCGGGTTGCAGCCGATCAACTGGGAAGTCTTGGTCGGTATCGCGCGACGAGCGAAACGCCCCCGCAGCTCAATCGAATGGGTGGCACCGCTTGGAACAAAGCCAAGGAGCGCGCCAAGAAAGCCGTCCGCAAGGTTGCCCTTGACCTGGTGAAGCTCTACGCAGAACGGCAACAGGCGGAAGGTTTTGCCTTCCCTACGGATGGTCCCTGGCAAGTGGAGTTGGAGGAATCATTCCCCTATGAACCGACTCCGGACCAGCTCAAAGCCACGGCGGACGTCAAACGTGACATGGAACGGCAGGAGCCGATGGACAGGCTTGTCTGCGGTGACGTTGGTTTCGGCAAGACCGAGGTTGCGATTCGCGCCATCTTCAAGGCCATCACCGCAGGCAAACAGGTGGCGATGCTGGCCCCAACAACGGTGCTTGCCCAACAGCACTGGCGAACGTTGTCGGAACGCTTCGCTCCATATCCGATCAAGGTGGCTCTACTGAACCGCTTCCGAACAACCACGGAACGGAAGGGCATCCTCGATGGGCTTAAAGAGGGAACGATCGACGCCGTCGTCGGCACGCATCAGCTGCTCAGCCGTGGGGCGTCGTTCCAGCAACTTGGCCTGCTGGTGGTGGATGAAGAGCAGCGCTTCGGTGTGAATCAGAAAGAAAAGATCAAAGTTCTGCGCAAGGACGTCGACGTGCTGACGTTGTCGGCAACGCCGATTCCAAGAACGCTCTACATGAGTCTTTCGGGGGTGCGGGAAATGAGCCTGATCACAACACCACCCCCATTGCGACGCCCAATAAAAACGCACCTGGCCTCACTGGATCCGGAAGCGGTACGAAGCGCCATCCGCCAGGAACTGGATCGGGGGGGACAGGTGTTTTACGTGGTTCCCAGGGTGGAGGGGATCGAAGAGGTGGCTACTGGTTTGAGAGCAATGTTGCCGGGCTTGAAACTGCTGGTTGCCCATGGCCAAATGGCCGAGGGCGAGCTGGAAAGCGCCATGGTTGCCTTCAATGCCGGCGAAGCCGACGTGATGCTCTGCACCACCATCGTTGAGAGCGGTCTTGATATCCCCCGCGTCAACACCATCCTGATTGAAGACGCCCACCGTTTTGGATTGGCACAGCTGTATCAACTGCGGGGTCGCGTTGGCCGCAGTGGCATTCAGGCCCACGCATGGCTGTTTTATCCCGGCAACGCCTCGCTGAGCGATAACGCGCGTCAACGGCTTCGCGCCATTCAGGAGTTCGCCCAGCTGGGCAGCGGCTATCAACTCGCCATGAGGGATATGGAGATCCGTGGGGTTGGCAATCTGCTCGGTGTGCAGCAGAGCGGCCAAATGGAAACCATTGGCTTTGATCTGTACATGGAAATGCTGCAGGAATCACTGGCCGAAATTCAGGGCCAAGACATCCCCAGTGTTGATGACACTCAAGTCGATCTACCGGTCACGGCCTTCGTGCCTGCCGACTGGATCACCGATCCCGACGAGAAAATCGCTGCGTACCGAGCCGCTGCTGATTGCCTGACGGCAGAGGCACTCGTGGAACTCGCAGCGGGTTGGGCCGATCGCTACGGAGCGTTGCCCGCTGCAGTGGTGTCTCTTCTGCAGCTCATGGAACTCAAGCTTCTGGCGAAGCGGTGCGGCTTCTCCAGGATCAAACCGGAGAAGCCAAATGTGGTATTCGAGACACCCATGGAGGAACCTGCGTTCCGATTGCTGCGTCAGGGACTCCCCCAACATTTGCATGGTCGTTTGGTTTATCAAGCCGGCAGCGGCATCCAGCACAAGGTCATGGCCCGTGGCCTCGGCGTTCTGCCCATGGAAAAACAACTTGAACAGCTGATGGAGTGGCTTCGTTTGATGGCGGCACAGATTCCTGATGCCGACGGCAAAACCGAGGCCCAGCGCCAAGAAGCTCTCAGCGCGAAGAACGCCGAGGTGGTTCAGGTCTGA
- a CDS encoding FKBP-type peptidyl-prolyl cis-trans isomerase, producing the protein MAKETVKKVSSTLLRKSKGQKIANGDRVLVYYQGTLLNGDEFDANFDFSTFEQITGRDPFPFNLGVGDVIEGWDKGLKKKRIGSVVELTIPADQAYGERGAGDFIPPNSPLKFTVEVLAALPAGSNTAVFADYSDFGINTKKIGLSDELIETTTSLKIGLDSGDELVGTSSNDLLIGLKGNDRMLGTRGADVLIGGSGKNTFVYEKVKDSLATKGKADYILDFGSKDKIDLSAVAKELRFIGDDRFTGTPGDVRFKKGTLELDKNGDGMADLALQLPGTSTESIKTSNLIL; encoded by the coding sequence ATGGCGAAAGAGACTGTCAAAAAGGTCTCCAGCACGTTGCTGCGAAAGTCCAAGGGCCAAAAAATCGCCAACGGCGACAGGGTTTTGGTGTATTACCAGGGCACCTTATTGAACGGAGATGAATTCGATGCAAACTTCGACTTCTCCACCTTCGAGCAGATCACTGGTCGTGACCCCTTCCCGTTCAATCTCGGAGTCGGAGATGTGATTGAAGGCTGGGATAAGGGACTAAAAAAAAAGCGAATCGGCTCTGTCGTGGAGCTGACCATCCCAGCGGACCAGGCCTATGGAGAAAGGGGTGCTGGAGATTTCATTCCACCGAATAGTCCGCTGAAATTCACGGTGGAAGTGCTGGCTGCACTCCCTGCTGGCAGCAACACAGCGGTGTTTGCCGATTACAGCGACTTCGGTATTAACACCAAGAAGATCGGCCTATCTGACGAACTCATTGAAACCACAACAAGCCTCAAGATCGGCTTGGATTCTGGTGATGAACTCGTCGGCACAAGTTCTAACGACCTGTTAATTGGGCTTAAGGGCAATGACCGGATGTTGGGGACGAGAGGAGCTGACGTGCTGATTGGCGGGTCAGGGAAGAACACTTTCGTTTATGAAAAGGTCAAGGATTCCCTGGCGACCAAGGGAAAAGCCGATTACATCCTTGATTTCGGTAGCAAGGACAAAATTGATCTCAGCGCCGTGGCGAAGGAGCTGCGATTCATTGGCGATGATCGCTTTACAGGTACACCCGGAGACGTACGGTTCAAGAAAGGCACCCTCGAACTGGACAAAAACGGGGACGGGATGGCAGATCTCGCCCTGCAACTGCCTGGCACCAGCACCGAGTCCATCAAGACCTCAAATTTGATCCTCTGA